The following proteins come from a genomic window of Populus nigra chromosome 6, ddPopNigr1.1, whole genome shotgun sequence:
- the LOC133697765 gene encoding uncharacterized protein LOC133697765 isoform X2, whose amino-acid sequence MNRSFRAQDSQMQMQAAVVKQRQQLRATMMKEKEEELALFLEMKKREKEQNNLLLINNTEEFDAPLGSKHGTLPIFNISSSTPVRKTGADDFLNSENDKNDYDWLLTPPGTPLFPSLEMESQKTITSQIGTPKARPTALKSRLANPQPEPVARGNLVSKQSASSPGLNSSGAAMRRPSSSGGPGSRPSTPTGRPAVTTGPKPSRSSTPTSRATLSSSKPTISAAKLTVSAAKSTTSTMKSTVPARSSTPSRSTARSSTPTARPSIPPSKSTSRAATPTRRPSTPTRSPSLSAAPVKSSSSVTRSAPTVTKSAPTVARNPVMARGSSPTVKSRPWKPSEMPGFSLDAPPNLRTSAPERPLSATRGRPGAPSARSSSVEPTPNGRPRRQSCSPSRGRAPNGIMHPSGSSVPAFSRGHSKINDNVSPVIIGTKMVERVINMRKLAPPKQDGKHSPSGNLTGKSSSPDSSGFGRTLSKKSLDMAIRHMFLGKDTHLK is encoded by the exons ATGAATCGTAGTTTTAGGGCACAGGACTCGCAAATGCAAATGCAAGCAGCAGTGGTGAAGCAAAGGCAGCAATTAAGAGCTACaatgatgaaagaaaaagaagaagagcttgctttatttttagaaatgaaGAAGCGTGAGAAGGAGCAGAATAATTtgcttttaattaataacactGAAGAATTTGATGCACCATTAG GGTCAAAGCATGGAACTTTGCctatatttaatatttcttcttctACGCCTGTGAGGAAAACAGGAGCTGATGATTTTCTCAACTCCGAGAATGATAAAAACGACTATGACTG GCTCCTAACTCCTCCCGGTACccctctttttccttctttggaGATGGAATCACAAAAGACCATTACGAGTCAGATCGGTACTCCAAAGGCCCGCCCAACTGCTCTGAAATCTAGA CTAGCTAACCCTCAGCCAGAGCCTGTTGCAAGGGGCAACTTGGTATCTAAACAATCAGCTTCTTCCCCTGGGTTGAACTCTTCAGGTGCAGCAATGCGCAGGCCTTCATCATCAGGTGGTCCAGGATCTAGGCCTTCAACACCAACCGGACGCCCCGCAGTGACTACAGGTCCTAAGCCTTCAAGATCATCAACACCAACCTCTAGGGCCACCCTGTCCTCATCTAAGCCCACAATTTCTGCAGCTAAGCTGACTGTCTCTGCAGCTAAATCAACTACTTCTACAATGAAGTCCACAGTTCCTGCAAGATCCTCAACGCCATCAAGGTCTACAGCACGATCTTCAACCCCAACTGCAAGGCCCTCTATACCTCCATCCAAGTCTACATCAAGGGCAGCAACCCCCACTCGACGACCATCCACTCCAACAAGGTCACCTAGCCTGTCTGCTGCTCCTGTTAAGTCATCATCTTCAGTTACCAGGTCAGCTCCTACTGTTACCAAGTCAGCTCCCACAGTTGCTAGGAATCCCGTGATGGCACGCGGCTCTTCTCCAACAGTGAAATCTAGGCCATGGAAGCCGTCAGAGATGCCTGGTTTTTCACTTGATGCTCCACCAAATTTAAGAACTTCAGCACCTGAACGGCCACTTTCAGCTACTAGGGGTAGGCCTGGAGCACCCAGTGCTCGATCTTCCTCTGTTGAGCCTACTCCTAATGGACGACCAAGACGTCAATCTTGCTCCCCGTCAAGAGGACGAGCCCCCAATGGCATTATGCACCCCAGTGGGAGCTCTGTTCCTGCATTTAGTCGTGGGCattcaaaaattaatgacaatgTTAGCCCTGTCATTATTGGAACCAAAATGGTCGAGAGAGTGATAAATATGCGAAAACTGGCACCTCCCAAGCAAGATGGCAAACACTCTCCTAGTGGTAATCTGACTGGGAAGTCATCATCTCCAGACAGCTCTGGCTTTGGAAGAACACTCTCAAAGAAATCTTTGGATATGGCCATAAGGCACATG TTCCTTGGCAAGGATACTCATCTAAAGTGA
- the LOC133697765 gene encoding uncharacterized protein LOC133697765 isoform X3 — protein MESQKTITSQIGTPKARPTALKSRLANPQPEPVARGNLVSKQSASSPGLNSSGAAMRRPSSSGGPGSRPSTPTGRPAVTTGPKPSRSSTPTSRATLSSSKPTISAAKLTVSAAKSTTSTMKSTVPARSSTPSRSTARSSTPTARPSIPPSKSTSRAATPTRRPSTPTRSPSLSAAPVKSSSSVTRSAPTVTKSAPTVARNPVMARGSSPTVKSRPWKPSEMPGFSLDAPPNLRTSAPERPLSATRGRPGAPSARSSSVEPTPNGRPRRQSCSPSRGRAPNGIMHPSGSSVPAFSRGHSKINDNVSPVIIGTKMVERVINMRKLAPPKQDGKHSPSGNLTGKSSSPDSSGFGRTLSKKSLDMAIRHMDIRRTIPGNLRPLMTNIPASSMYSVRSGPARSRTVSVSDSPLATSSNASSEVSINNNGLCLDGIELEDDIGSERGGRSPLRGR, from the exons ATGGAATCACAAAAGACCATTACGAGTCAGATCGGTACTCCAAAGGCCCGCCCAACTGCTCTGAAATCTAGA CTAGCTAACCCTCAGCCAGAGCCTGTTGCAAGGGGCAACTTGGTATCTAAACAATCAGCTTCTTCCCCTGGGTTGAACTCTTCAGGTGCAGCAATGCGCAGGCCTTCATCATCAGGTGGTCCAGGATCTAGGCCTTCAACACCAACCGGACGCCCCGCAGTGACTACAGGTCCTAAGCCTTCAAGATCATCAACACCAACCTCTAGGGCCACCCTGTCCTCATCTAAGCCCACAATTTCTGCAGCTAAGCTGACTGTCTCTGCAGCTAAATCAACTACTTCTACAATGAAGTCCACAGTTCCTGCAAGATCCTCAACGCCATCAAGGTCTACAGCACGATCTTCAACCCCAACTGCAAGGCCCTCTATACCTCCATCCAAGTCTACATCAAGGGCAGCAACCCCCACTCGACGACCATCCACTCCAACAAGGTCACCTAGCCTGTCTGCTGCTCCTGTTAAGTCATCATCTTCAGTTACCAGGTCAGCTCCTACTGTTACCAAGTCAGCTCCCACAGTTGCTAGGAATCCCGTGATGGCACGCGGCTCTTCTCCAACAGTGAAATCTAGGCCATGGAAGCCGTCAGAGATGCCTGGTTTTTCACTTGATGCTCCACCAAATTTAAGAACTTCAGCACCTGAACGGCCACTTTCAGCTACTAGGGGTAGGCCTGGAGCACCCAGTGCTCGATCTTCCTCTGTTGAGCCTACTCCTAATGGACGACCAAGACGTCAATCTTGCTCCCCGTCAAGAGGACGAGCCCCCAATGGCATTATGCACCCCAGTGGGAGCTCTGTTCCTGCATTTAGTCGTGGGCattcaaaaattaatgacaatgTTAGCCCTGTCATTATTGGAACCAAAATGGTCGAGAGAGTGATAAATATGCGAAAACTGGCACCTCCCAAGCAAGATGGCAAACACTCTCCTAGTGGTAATCTGACTGGGAAGTCATCATCTCCAGACAGCTCTGGCTTTGGAAGAACACTCTCAAAGAAATCTTTGGATATGGCCATAAGGCACATG GACATAAGGCGCACCATTCCTGGTAATTTACGGCCTTTGATGACTAATATCCCAGCATCTTCGATGTACAGTGTGAGATCAGGGCCCGCAAGAAGCAGGACAGTTAGTGTTTCAGACTCCCCTCTTGCAACGAGCAGTAATGCTAGTTCAGAAGTGAGTATCAACAACAATGGTCTTTGTTTGGATGGGATTGAACTAGAAGATGATATTGGCAGTGAGAGAGGTGGCCGGTCACCTCTACGAGGCAGATGA
- the LOC133697239 gene encoding arginyl-tRNA--protein transferase 2-like, with product MAGKTRKSEASTSSSSGDNNNRGETVVSDCGRRKSSCGYCKSTSRTSVSHGLWAHSITVDDYQDLLDRGWRRSGSFLYKPEMEKTCCPSYTIRLRASDFVPSKEQQRVSKRMQRFVDGTLEVKKSVEATKHPCISASACSEASSSGTKKSLSNKNKEKNVGDHITNYLSEQVDNVIRTCSESGQFPCSVQLPKASVKKVSQAKRKLLVEGAEDLMYSSNIAFQIAATIRQARSIAKDASRSAEDNPLSPKIIAEKLAASLDQLANTNGLAIRACNGHINFYTATTQVSSNEDSHIALGAQESATERKDFSLRKSSVHPQGKRRRLEIRLKRSSFDPEEFALYRRYQINVHNDTLDLVSESSYRRFLVDTPLVPVQPTGDGRVPLCGFGSFHQQYVIDGRLVAVGVIDILPKCLSSKYLFWDPDFAFLSLGKYSALQEIGWVKENEVLCPSLQYYYLGYYIHSCSKMRYKAAYCPSELLCPLRYQWVPFDIAQPLLDRKPYVVLSDFVLLQNGESSQPLVPENVMEVQGDENHNEDSNDVLIDGGDDEEDDDDDEFESDDDDSGPDSFGQTSVEIENGNVSDILIGFKGSRLRYKDLQPAIGPGERLESQLRRYKRVVGEKLAERMVYSLG from the exons ATGGCAGGGAAGACAAGGAAAAGCGAAGCGAGCACTAGCAGTAGCAGCGGTGATAATAACAATCGTGGAGAAACCGTCGTTTCTGACTGTGGCCGCCGTAAAAGCTCCTGTGGTTATTGCAAATCCACTTCTCGCACTAGCGTCTCTCACG GTTTGTGGGCACACAGCATAACGGTTGATGACTACCAAG ACCTTCTTGACAGGGGATGGAGAAGATCTGGTTCTTTCCTTTACAAACCTGAGATGGAAAAAACCTGTTGCCCGTCTTATACCATCCGTCTGAGGGCAAGTGATTTTGTTCCGTCAAAGGAGCAACAGCGAGTGTCTAAAAGAATGCAGAG GTTTGTGGATGGTACATTGGAAGTGAAAAAATCAGTGGAAGCTACGAAGCACCCTTGTATTTCTGCTAGTGCCTGTAGTGAAGCTTCAAGCTCAGGGACAAAGAAATCCTTGTCCAACAAAAACAAGGAGAAAAATGTGGGAGATCACATTACTAATTATTTGTCAGAACAAGTTGACAATGTGATTCGGACATGCAGTGAAAGTGGGCAATTTCCTTGCAGTGTTCAATTACCAAAAGCTTCTGTAAAAAAGGTTTCACaagccaaaagaaaactactggTGGAAGGAGCAGAAGATCTCATGTACTCTAGCAACATTGCATTTCAAATTGCAGCTACTATAAGGCAGGCACGATCAATTGCTAAGGATGCAAGTCGAAGTGCAGAAGATAACCCTCTGTCTCCGAAAATTATTGCTGAAAAACTGGCTGCTTCTTTAGATCAATTAGCAAACACTAATGGTCTGGCAATTAGAGCTTGTAATGGGcacattaatttttatactGCAACAACTCAAGTTTCTTCCAATGAAGATAGCCATATTGCTTTGGGTGCCCAAGAATCTGCAACAGAGAGGAAAGACTTCTCTTTGAGGAAGAGCTCTGTGCATCCCCAGGGAAAAAGACGGAGGCTTGAGATCCGTTTGAAAAGGTCCAGCTTCGATCCGGAGGAGTTTGCATTGTATAGACGATATCAGATAAATGTGCATAATGATACTCTGGATCTTGTCTCTGAAAGCTCATATAGAAGGTTTCTGGTCGATACTCCCTTGGTACCTGTCCAACCAACTGGTGATGGCAGAGTCCCCCTTTGTGGTTTTGGTTCCTTTCATCAGCAATATGTAATTGATGGCCGGCTAGTTGCTGTTGGGGTAATAGATATCCTTCCTAAATGTTTGTCAagtaaatatttgttttgggATCCAGATTTTGCCTTTCTTTCACTAGGCAAGTATTCAGCCTTGCAAGAAATAGGTTGGGTGAAAGAGAATGAAGTGCTCTGTCCCAGTCTTCAGTATTATTATCTTGGCTATTATATTCATTCCTGCAGTAAGATGAGATATAAAGCAGCATATTGCCCATCTGAACTTCTCTGTCCCCTTCGTTACCA GTGGGTTCCATTTGATATAGCCCAACCTTTGCTTGATAGAAAGCCATATGTTGTCTTGTCAGATTTTGTGCTATTACAAAATGGAGAGTCATCACAACCTCTTGTCCCTGAGAATGTGATGGAAGTACAGGGTGATGAGAACCACAATGAAGACTCTAATGATGTTCTGATAGATGGTGGTGATGATGaggaggatgatgatgatgatgaatttgaaagCGATGATGATGATTCAGGTCCAGATAGCTTTGGTCAGACATCAGTTGAAATAGAAAATGGTAATGTCAGTGACATTTTAATTGGGTTCAAGGGATCTAGATTGAGATACAAG GATCTACAACCAGCTATTGGCCCTGGAGAGAGATTGGAGTCCCAGTTGCGTAGATATAAGAGGGTTGTGGGTGAAAAGCTGGCAGAACGAATGGTCTATTCACTTGGATGA
- the LOC133697878 gene encoding protein yippee-like, which yields MGRLFVESLEGRIYSCKHCRTHLALYDDIVSKSFHSRHGKAYLFKKVVNVFVGEKEERIMITGLHTVADIFCVGCGSIVGWKYETAHEKSQKYKEGKSVLERFKVSGPDGSHYWVNHEHHHIGGSDADDV from the exons ATGGGCAGGCTGTTTGTAGAGAGTCTTGAAGGGAGGATCTATAGTTGCAAGCACTGCAGGACTCATCTTGCTCTTTATGATGATATTGTTTCAAAg TCTTTCCACTCCAGGCATGGGAAAGCTTATCTCTTCAAGAAGGT AGTGAACGTCTTTGTGggagagaaggaagagagaatCATGATTACCGGGCTGCATACTGTTGCTGACATTTTCTGTGTCGGGTGTGGATCAATTGTGGGCTGGAAATAT GAGACTGCACATGAAAAGAGCCAGAAGTACAAGGAAGGAAAATCTGTCCTTGAGCG GTTTAAGGTGTCTGGTCCTGACGGAAGCCATTATTGGGTGAATCATGAACACCACCACATTGGTGGAAGCGATGCAGATGATGTTTGA
- the LOC133697765 gene encoding uncharacterized protein LOC133697765 isoform X1, whose product MNRSFRAQDSQMQMQAAVVKQRQQLRATMMKEKEEELALFLEMKKREKEQNNLLLINNTEEFDAPLGSKHGTLPIFNISSSTPVRKTGADDFLNSENDKNDYDWLLTPPGTPLFPSLEMESQKTITSQIGTPKARPTALKSRLANPQPEPVARGNLVSKQSASSPGLNSSGAAMRRPSSSGGPGSRPSTPTGRPAVTTGPKPSRSSTPTSRATLSSSKPTISAAKLTVSAAKSTTSTMKSTVPARSSTPSRSTARSSTPTARPSIPPSKSTSRAATPTRRPSTPTRSPSLSAAPVKSSSSVTRSAPTVTKSAPTVARNPVMARGSSPTVKSRPWKPSEMPGFSLDAPPNLRTSAPERPLSATRGRPGAPSARSSSVEPTPNGRPRRQSCSPSRGRAPNGIMHPSGSSVPAFSRGHSKINDNVSPVIIGTKMVERVINMRKLAPPKQDGKHSPSGNLTGKSSSPDSSGFGRTLSKKSLDMAIRHMDIRRTIPGNLRPLMTNIPASSMYSVRSGPARSRTVSVSDSPLATSSNASSEVSINNNGLCLDGIELEDDIGSERGGRSPLRGR is encoded by the exons ATGAATCGTAGTTTTAGGGCACAGGACTCGCAAATGCAAATGCAAGCAGCAGTGGTGAAGCAAAGGCAGCAATTAAGAGCTACaatgatgaaagaaaaagaagaagagcttgctttatttttagaaatgaaGAAGCGTGAGAAGGAGCAGAATAATTtgcttttaattaataacactGAAGAATTTGATGCACCATTAG GGTCAAAGCATGGAACTTTGCctatatttaatatttcttcttctACGCCTGTGAGGAAAACAGGAGCTGATGATTTTCTCAACTCCGAGAATGATAAAAACGACTATGACTG GCTCCTAACTCCTCCCGGTACccctctttttccttctttggaGATGGAATCACAAAAGACCATTACGAGTCAGATCGGTACTCCAAAGGCCCGCCCAACTGCTCTGAAATCTAGA CTAGCTAACCCTCAGCCAGAGCCTGTTGCAAGGGGCAACTTGGTATCTAAACAATCAGCTTCTTCCCCTGGGTTGAACTCTTCAGGTGCAGCAATGCGCAGGCCTTCATCATCAGGTGGTCCAGGATCTAGGCCTTCAACACCAACCGGACGCCCCGCAGTGACTACAGGTCCTAAGCCTTCAAGATCATCAACACCAACCTCTAGGGCCACCCTGTCCTCATCTAAGCCCACAATTTCTGCAGCTAAGCTGACTGTCTCTGCAGCTAAATCAACTACTTCTACAATGAAGTCCACAGTTCCTGCAAGATCCTCAACGCCATCAAGGTCTACAGCACGATCTTCAACCCCAACTGCAAGGCCCTCTATACCTCCATCCAAGTCTACATCAAGGGCAGCAACCCCCACTCGACGACCATCCACTCCAACAAGGTCACCTAGCCTGTCTGCTGCTCCTGTTAAGTCATCATCTTCAGTTACCAGGTCAGCTCCTACTGTTACCAAGTCAGCTCCCACAGTTGCTAGGAATCCCGTGATGGCACGCGGCTCTTCTCCAACAGTGAAATCTAGGCCATGGAAGCCGTCAGAGATGCCTGGTTTTTCACTTGATGCTCCACCAAATTTAAGAACTTCAGCACCTGAACGGCCACTTTCAGCTACTAGGGGTAGGCCTGGAGCACCCAGTGCTCGATCTTCCTCTGTTGAGCCTACTCCTAATGGACGACCAAGACGTCAATCTTGCTCCCCGTCAAGAGGACGAGCCCCCAATGGCATTATGCACCCCAGTGGGAGCTCTGTTCCTGCATTTAGTCGTGGGCattcaaaaattaatgacaatgTTAGCCCTGTCATTATTGGAACCAAAATGGTCGAGAGAGTGATAAATATGCGAAAACTGGCACCTCCCAAGCAAGATGGCAAACACTCTCCTAGTGGTAATCTGACTGGGAAGTCATCATCTCCAGACAGCTCTGGCTTTGGAAGAACACTCTCAAAGAAATCTTTGGATATGGCCATAAGGCACATG GACATAAGGCGCACCATTCCTGGTAATTTACGGCCTTTGATGACTAATATCCCAGCATCTTCGATGTACAGTGTGAGATCAGGGCCCGCAAGAAGCAGGACAGTTAGTGTTTCAGACTCCCCTCTTGCAACGAGCAGTAATGCTAGTTCAGAAGTGAGTATCAACAACAATGGTCTTTGTTTGGATGGGATTGAACTAGAAGATGATATTGGCAGTGAGAGAGGTGGCCGGTCACCTCTACGAGGCAGATGA